The nucleotide sequence TATCACATAGATCCATTCATCTATGATCGATCGTAAACTGAATTTTTTGTGATCCTCCGGATTAAAGTGACTCGCCGGCGTTCACGTTACCGGGTGCATTCACGTTTGTGATTGCCCGCGGTACTGCATCCCTGGGATGCTCACATTTGTGATTGACCTGGTAACGCAAGAGCCAGGTCAATCACGTTTTTTTTCTGTGATTGCGCCGGCGTGAATGAGCCGCGCGTTTTCACACTTGACAACTCACATTTTACACCGTACCTTTAAATCAAAAAAAAAGTGTGAGTATGCAGCAGCTAACAACAGAGGGCCCGCCACAGTTGGTACTATCCGTTTATTCTGGAATTGGCCTTTTAGATTCCGGTTTTGAGCAAAACGGATTTTGTGTAGTCCGAGGGCCGGAGAAAATAACGGGCGGAGATATTCGCGCGTTTCGGTCGATGCCCGGCGTCTTTTCGGGGGTTATTGGCGGCTCACCCTGCCAGGATTTCAGCCGCGCCCGGCGTACCCCTCCAACCGGCGAAGGCTTGGAACTTTTAGGGGAATATTGCCGGATCGTTCAGGAGTCGTTACCGAATTGGTTTTTACTTGAAAATGTCCCAGGAGTACCGGATATTGAAATAGTAGGGTACCACGTTCAGCGGTTCGACCTCTCCCCTACTCAATTGGGCCACTCACAAAGCCGGTTAAGGCATTTTCAATTTGGGTCAAAACGTGGCCTAATCCTGAACATTCGCCGCAGCGCGTTCACAGGAAAACGCGAACCCTGCTTAACAGCCAGCGAAGGCACCCAAAAAGGACGGCGTACATTTTCCGAGTTTTGCCGGTTGCAGGGTTTACCGCCCGATTTTGATTTACCCGACTTTCATAAAGCCGCCAAGTACAAAGCCGTTAGTAACGGCGTTCATGCCGCCGTCGCTCAGGAAGTAGGCCGCGCCATTTGGGAAGCGACCACAGCTGCCGACCCCATCACCATATATAATGCAAAGGTATGTTTGTGCGGTTGCGGGCGCATTCTGAGCGGAAAGCAGAAAGCAGCAAACGCGACATGCCGGAAGCGCCTACAAAAAAAGCGTGAAGCCGCAGCGCTTTGTAATACTCGATCAGTCACAGCCGTGACCCGTCGACCGCAAACAATACGAGCTCACTCACAGAAGTGAGTGAGCTCGTATTGTTGACCCTGGCCAATTCACAGTTACCAGCTAGAATTTAACAGCAGGGTATTTACCCGAAGCCCCAGCGATTTTAAATAAACCTCCGTAGTAGATAAATGCTGATGCCTTAGAAGTTGCTGTAAACTGACGATATCCACCCCCGCCAGATAGGCATTTACAACGCCGGTATGTTTCCAGGAATAAAGCGTGTAATCCAGGCCCGCCAGCCCACAGGCAGCCAGCGCCACCCGGTGACGCTCATAGGCCGCATTTTCGGCCAGGACACCCGGCCCGCCCAGCGTTAACCCTTTCCCAAAAACCCTACCCCTACCTTTCCCCGACCGCGGCCAAACATGATCAGTCAACACCACCCGGAACGGTTCGACAATGGCCGCAGGTTGCAGCTTTTTGTTTTTGGATACCAAGCCCGGCACCATCACCGCCCGCTGAGTAAGGTTTATATTTTCAAACCGAAGCGCCGCCAGTTCACGCGGACGGATGAAGGCGAAATACAGGAAGCGCGTAAAAACCCATAAATCGAAATCATTGGCCAATAGCCAAGCTTCGATGATTTCCTGATGTTCCGGCAGGAAAGCAATATTTTTGCCGCTGTCCGTTTCTCCTAATTTCTTCGTCTTTACTTTTCCTTTATCGATCCAGCCGCGCCCATCCATCAAATTGAACAAAATCTTAATTTGATTATTGGTATTGTTCACCGTGCGGGCATTGTTACCGAGTACCGTTTGCATATACTCCGTAAAGCGCGCGCCCAGGTTGTCAGGTACCCGAGCCAGGGGCATAGGCTTAATGTCATAGTACGCAAAGAATCCCCGCAGCTTGTTTACAGCACTTTGATAGGTACCTTTTGTTTTCTTTCGAAAGTTGGCCGCATTCAATTTTAGTATTTCATCCAGCGCCGCCAGGACGTCAGCCGGTACCCGCTCTTTAAAGAAATCCGCTTCTTTTTGATCGGTACCCGCTGCAAAGTGCGCGCCCTCATTCAGCAGCTTATTTAATCGATCCACGACAGGCCCCGCCCAGGCCCGCCGCGCCTTATCGGTTTTGTATTTGGCCGGGCATTGTTTCCGCCCGCGCCGTAGTTCGCCCTTATCTACGTCCCAAGCGTACCACTCAATGTACCAATACTTCGAAACGTCGCCGCCCCGATCTTTCAACGAAGCCAGTACAAAAGGGTAGTTGCCGCCCCTACTCATTCCGTAAAGATTTGGTGAATTTGTGAGTACTGCCGTGAGCAGAAAGAAAAAACCCCCTATGGAGATCATAGAGGGCATATAGTGGAGAATATCGGATTCGAACCGATGACCTCTTGCATGCCATGCAAGCGCTCTAGCCAACTGAGCTAATCCCCCGCTAAAACTCCCATACCGCTCTGGAATGGGAGTGCAAAGATGTGAGTCATAAATCAGATACGCAAATTTAAGGGCTATTTTTTTTAAATTTATATCTCAATTTCGGACAACATCCATGAAACATATTGATAGCCCTATCGTTATATAGAGGTATTCTGCAAATTAGTGAGTTCGCTTCAGATAAGTTTCCGCACGACCCCTGTCGGCACTGCCCGCCTTAGTTCTGCGCTTTTACCCTTCAACGGAGCCGTTATACAAATCTTATCCGTTACTTTTGACGGATTATTATCTACTCCATCCGCTCCATCTCTGCTTCTATTTAATTTAACTAACAAAGAAAACACTCTTACCTTTCGGTAAAATCCAACTGTATGAAACAAAAAGGCAAAGTCCGCTTCGTTAACAAGGACAAAAATCTGTTTTTCCCGACCCTTAAAAAACGAGTGGACGATTATTTTACCGAGAAATGCTTATCAAAACACGCAGATAATCAGATGGTTATAAAGACTGTGGTGCTGCTGAGCGCCTACATTCTACCCTTCCTTTTCATTTTGATGTTCAATCCTCCTTTTATCCTGAGTCTGTTTCTTTGGCTCCTTATGGGATTTGGAATTGGCGGTATTGGCATGAGTATCATGCACGATGCTAATCACGGTGCCTACTCGGCTAGTGAAAGCATCAATAAATGGATGGGCCACACCATCAACCTGGCGGGCGGTGGGGTGCTCAACTGGAAATTGCAGCATAACGTACTACACCATATGTACACCAATGTGGTACCTATGGATGAAGATATCCAAGATCGACTGGTGGTTAGGCTGTCGCCTCATACTCATGTACATGGCTTTCACCGCTTCCAATGGATCTACGCCTTCTTCTTTTATGGCATCCTGACACTTTACTGGGTTGTGGCTAAGGATTTTGTACAGTTTGTGACATTCACTCGATCGGGCGTAAATACGCAGACCCGTCGGGAGAATGCCAACACGCTGATCAGACTGATTCTGATGAAACTAGCTTATTTCGCGGTTTTCTTTTTTATTCCCGTCTACTTCTTTGACATAGCATTTGGGGAACTGTTAGCTGGTTTCCTGTTAATGCATTTCACCGCTGGACTAGTATTGACGGTTATATTCCAATTGGCCCATACCGTGGAAGGTACCGATCACCCTCTGGCCAACGAGAAAGGCATTATTGAAAATGACTGGGCCATCCATCAATTGCAAACTACGGTAAACTTTTCCCGCAGTAATAAATGGTTATCCTGGTATGTAGGTGGATTGAACTTTCAGGTAGAGCACCATTTGTTTCCAAGGATTTGCCATGTACACTATCCTTCCATCGCACCCATTGTGAAGCAAACCGCCGAAGAGTTTGGGCTAGTGTATCTTGAAAATGAATCGTTCAACGACGCATTTCAGTCGCATGTCTCTACGCTCCGGCGTTTTGGTCGCCTACCCGACTGGAACGAAGCTATCGGATAGCCTCACCCTTTTCCGCCACCGAACAATTTGGCAATTCCGAAAATTACAACGCCGATCACGACAAAGACCAGGATCACTCCCGTCCAAACGCCCCCTTTGAAGATATCGCCCACCAATTCACAACTCGTGAGGGTAAAGGCAAGAAGAAAAATAATCAGGTAACTGGCTGAACTGGTAAGGGCTTTCATAGGGATTAGTTTTAAAATGAATAATGCTATGGTATAGTATAAAAACTATTCCAGACTCTCAGAATTGCCTCCGCAGTGTGCGCATCTTAAAAAAAGTTAAACCCCTCTGCCTTTAAAATCAAATGCTTACTACTTGACTTATCTTGCGGTGAATTCACCTGAATCCTACCGCTGCCATGTCATTACTTTCCCTGATATACGTCTTGCGCTACCCGGCTATTCTTTTGCTGAGTAGCGCATTTTTTATTCAATGCTCCAGCAAAAAAGTTTACCATGAGTACATCATCCGGGGCAATCTTGAACATTTGCCCGCCGGCAGTATTGTGCTGGAAACTCCTTTTTCAGAAGAGCGGGAAACACTTGATTCGATTGTGGTTGTCGATGGAAAGTTTGAATTCAGAATACCCGTAGCCAGGTACCCTGAATCCATTCGGGTGGCAATCAGTCACTACGATACTAATCAGGTAAAAAGAAGTATTTTCTTTTTAACCGGAACCAAAGGAAAAGCGGGCTACGGTGGCATAGAATCCAGCAGTGAGTTTATGCTTGAAGATGGGATTGAGCTAAAAGGTACCCTGAAGCTGCATATTGCGGGTGAGTGGAGCAGCTTCCATTCTCAACAAATCATTCAGGTAGGTCGACAGACGCGCGTGATGTACGACGACACGGCAGGTTTTCAGGTAATTAACAATCTGAATACCTTAAAGAATCTGGTAAGACAGCATCCCTATTCCTACTACTACCTGGATGTTCTGAAAAGGCGAGCCCCCAGAGCCGCGAACGCCCAGTTTTACGCACTGTTCAATTTGCTGAATTCCGACGTCCGCGAAAGCTCTTCTGGCCGCCAACTGAAACACTATTTCGATACCCGTGATCGACACAAACTCACCTGGGAGACTTCTCTTCCCGACTCTAACGGGGTAAATCAACCGATTTTGTCAAAGGATGCTGGCCTGACGATGGTCGTTCTCTGGGCATCCTGGTGCGGACCCTGTCGGGCCGAAATTCCCC is from Salmonirosea aquatica and encodes:
- a CDS encoding DNA cytosine methyltransferase, whose protein sequence is MQQLTTEGPPQLVLSVYSGIGLLDSGFEQNGFCVVRGPEKITGGDIRAFRSMPGVFSGVIGGSPCQDFSRARRTPPTGEGLELLGEYCRIVQESLPNWFLLENVPGVPDIEIVGYHVQRFDLSPTQLGHSQSRLRHFQFGSKRGLILNIRRSAFTGKREPCLTASEGTQKGRRTFSEFCRLQGLPPDFDLPDFHKAAKYKAVSNGVHAAVAQEVGRAIWEATTAADPITIYNAKVCLCGCGRILSGKQKAANATCRKRLQKKREAAALCNTRSVTAVTRRPQTIRAHSQK
- a CDS encoding thioredoxin-like domain-containing protein, with product MSLLSLIYVLRYPAILLLSSAFFIQCSSKKVYHEYIIRGNLEHLPAGSIVLETPFSEERETLDSIVVVDGKFEFRIPVARYPESIRVAISHYDTNQVKRSIFFLTGTKGKAGYGGIESSSEFMLEDGIELKGTLKLHIAGEWSSFHSQQIIQVGRQTRVMYDDTAGFQVINNLNTLKNLVRQHPYSYYYLDVLKRRAPRAANAQFYALFNLLNSDVRESSSGRQLKHYFDTRDRHKLTWETSLPDSNGVNQPILSKDAGLTMVVLWASWCGPCRAEIPQLKKIYSEYADREGLHMVTISFDNRKKDWEKALRTEKMPWKQLMITPETLTYAREIFGFDQRVPLTLLVNSEGEIVRSFKGYGEKSAEQFEELIVKHTRKPRGTL
- a CDS encoding tyrosine-type recombinase/integrase — encoded protein: MISIGGFFFLLTAVLTNSPNLYGMSRGGNYPFVLASLKDRGGDVSKYWYIEWYAWDVDKGELRRGRKQCPAKYKTDKARRAWAGPVVDRLNKLLNEGAHFAAGTDQKEADFFKERVPADVLAALDEILKLNAANFRKKTKGTYQSAVNKLRGFFAYYDIKPMPLARVPDNLGARFTEYMQTVLGNNARTVNNTNNQIKILFNLMDGRGWIDKGKVKTKKLGETDSGKNIAFLPEHQEIIEAWLLANDFDLWVFTRFLYFAFIRPRELAALRFENINLTQRAVMVPGLVSKNKKLQPAAIVEPFRVVLTDHVWPRSGKGRGRVFGKGLTLGGPGVLAENAAYERHRVALAACGLAGLDYTLYSWKHTGVVNAYLAGVDIVSLQQLLRHQHLSTTEVYLKSLGLRVNTLLLNSSW
- a CDS encoding fatty acid desaturase family protein is translated as MKQKGKVRFVNKDKNLFFPTLKKRVDDYFTEKCLSKHADNQMVIKTVVLLSAYILPFLFILMFNPPFILSLFLWLLMGFGIGGIGMSIMHDANHGAYSASESINKWMGHTINLAGGGVLNWKLQHNVLHHMYTNVVPMDEDIQDRLVVRLSPHTHVHGFHRFQWIYAFFFYGILTLYWVVAKDFVQFVTFTRSGVNTQTRRENANTLIRLILMKLAYFAVFFFIPVYFFDIAFGELLAGFLLMHFTAGLVLTVIFQLAHTVEGTDHPLANEKGIIENDWAIHQLQTTVNFSRSNKWLSWYVGGLNFQVEHHLFPRICHVHYPSIAPIVKQTAEEFGLVYLENESFNDAFQSHVSTLRRFGRLPDWNEAIG